The Primulina huaijiensis isolate GDHJ02 chromosome 18, ASM1229523v2, whole genome shotgun sequence DNA window CCGAAGATCCAATCTCGATGCAAATTTAGTTTAGATGTCTACTGTGATCTACACGAGGAATCTAGTTTCCGATCGTGAACCTTATTTTGACGATGGAAGGACAAATATCTGTTCATAGACATTTACAAAAAAGACCAAATCCGCTATTCCCGAACTGGTTTGGTGTCCAACGTTAAATGCGCATAGGTAAACAGATCTAAataccctatgaatgttttaaatcataaaatgtaCAATGAACATTTTGAAcgtcaaaacaaaattttttgaaCTTTTGACGTGTCTTGAGTGCGAGAAAACAGTACTCAAACAAGTGTACCAGAAGGAAGATCATCTACCCCTGAACATTAATCAAGCGAAGCTCGGAAGCCCAATattgcaaatatatatatacacacacacacacacacaaaatcattatattaataactccaatatttttaaaaaaaatttaagttgtgAACTCAATTCAACCTGTCAAATTCTATGCAACCTATTCTCATTTGGTTATCTATCATGGAAGTGCTGCAGCTAGCTAGCCTTCAATCTGAAAGTATATCCCATTGCTCTTCCAGCTAATAGAATAAATATAAAAGTATATGTCAAATTGTAGGCTGTGATTATCAAATATAATCACCAAATTCTATCAAtaaaccaataaaaaaaaatttaaaaatcactaCTTCACTCACCTCTACAGAACGTCTTCAGTTGATAAATTTCAAGGGTCTCATCATAACGTTGTCCTCGTGATCTAATATCTGAAATTCGAAAAATAAATTCTATAAAATTACGATGTTATACATAGCCATAAAAACAACTATAAATAATCTATGAACATGGTATGAAATTTTTCTAATAtaagtttaataaaatatttcgaATATTCAGTCTATTATAAGATATATGTCTAAAATATATAAGATTTGAAATGAAATGAATATATTGAGATACTCACATGGCAATGGTACACATATCCAGGCTCTGCAGTTGCGTCAAAAGGGTATGATTCATTCGAATGAATAAACGAAAATCTGACCAATATCTTGGTCACATATCCAGGCATCATCTTATACACATTCTTCCATCCTTTTTCATGTGTAAGCACCTCTATTTTCTTGCCACGAGCATATTTATCGACTCGGCATTTGATCGCGTCGTTGATTTTCATCATACACTCTTTAAATTCATCTACGTTCACCAATTCCGTTTGATCCAAGGTTACGAAGAGTCCCAAATGGATGTGCAACGGGTGATTATCCTCCGTCAGATTGATCACGTTCCAAATCTCCGTCGTACCCGCCTTAGGTGTCTCGGTGGCCGGTGCTTCGAATGGTTTTCCGTTTATGTATAACTTTGTAGGCTCGTCAGTGCTGCTCGTGTACTCGTACATCGCGATGTACCTCGTGATTGATGCACTCGATGGGTTCGGGGACGGATACTTGATCAACTCACTAGGAATTTTCGACCGGTCTATCTCGTGGTTCGGTTTTATAACAAATTTCATGACTTTACTATTTGCATCGTTGACAGGGTCGCCCGAAGGGTATGGGTAGGGTGCGTCATTAGATAAGATAGTCGAATTCGAGATTGAATTTGCGAAGTCAACGACCACATCAGCAATTTCAGATGGTGCTAGTAGAATGTTGTTGAGCAACACTGGCTTGTCGTGGTAAGCTGAATCTGATCCAATATGAACAAATCCCAAGCTACCATCACTGAAATAAAATCTGAAAAACCTAGCGTTGCTTGCGTTGATTATTCTGAATCGATATTTTCTTCGTCGGACGATCATATAGGGCCACGCCTTCCCGTTGACCACGATGGCGTCGCCAAAATACTCCGGCTGCCACTGAGGATGTATCGAGGGATTGTTCCCGGTAGAATTCATGAATATCGAACCATCGGTGCGGAAGCTCCGATCGAACACCACTAACGGACGTTCGAACTCCTCATCGTATGGGAGTCCCAATGGCATCTCGACGTGTGGTTCTCGAATAATATAGGCCCCAGACAGGCCAGCCAAAATGTTAACCCTAGTCAATCCCATGGCATGATCATGGTACCATAATGTTCCCGGATGTTGTAAATTATGGTAGTGATATTTTTTCTTGGTCCATAACGGCCCACGCTCTTTGAACTTGGAAGTGAACCAGGAGGCCGAGTGCCCATCACTCTCGGGCTCGCCAATCCCACCGTGGACATGCACCACGGTCGGAATACCTTTTTTCGTGCGAGGTATGGCGGTCGGAATGGTTGGATCCCATGGCAAGATGTGCTTTGATGGAAGATAATTTTCCCAAGTTATATGAGTTTGGATTCCATGGAGGGCTTCAATTGTTGGGCCAGGAACTGTTGCGGATTTCTTTGATAGGCCATATGTGAAGACTGGGCTAGGAGGGAGGTCTCTATGAAATTtctacccaaaaaaaaaaaagattgtaaCAAAAACATAGTTAGgcgtattttaaaataataataataattaaaaaaacaaatgtttCTATTCCCCATGAacgaaataatgaattattgtgcccttcataatttttttaaaaatttatccatTAAGAAATCTTTATAATATTCATCCATATCTATAGTATTTTTTTAAGGTTGAGACACTTAGAATAACTAACTTTGGTGTCATGTTCTGttctaataattatatatatctatactattttattaagattgagacacttagagtaactaattttggtgtcatggtctgttttaataattatatatattaataaaatgttaaaatattaatgCAAGTTATATGTAGTTAAGCTGATGAAGTCATTGTTTCATTGAGTTTAGATTATAGGTTCAATTCTTactgatattatttttttattcttttatttttcaatttattttttaatttatatattaaaattactgtgtagtccctcactatttcatctaattatattttgatcctcatttaaatataaatcaaatgaattataaaaatattatacatatGTCCAAGCACTAGTTTTCTATTATGTAAGATCATATAGTGGACAAGAAGTTGCAAGTCATTTAGCAGAACTTGCGCTATGTGCAGAGCAGTAAACGCCTCCAACGGAGCACCGTTACAATATTATCAATGTTGTATAATAACAAATTGTCAcatctaaaaaaaatcatagaaGATTTTATTGTTGTCAATTATATTTTGAGTAAAGAACATTGTTCTGAAGCAATATAAATAACATAAAGAAAAacttaattataaaaaagaaagtagaaatgaacatattaaaaaaaacatcaaatatTATTCTCAAAATGCATACTCTAAAAATAATTcacaaaaatttaatgaaaaattataattttttcttaaaaaaatcgtCATGCCTCAACCTACAACCCGAACGAGCTGGCTCTCCTTTTGACCTGCTTTTAAACGGGTCACTAAAATAGTAACTCAACCCATCTATTTTCTACTAGACAAACTGGTCCGAAAAGCTTAGCTCATTTTTTACGACTCTAATTAACGACTAGGCATATACATTTTGtctaaaataataattgaatacTATGTAGTGCACATATTTTGTTTCTCACGTTTTAATTTAGTTAACCATGATATTTACACGATATTTACACAATTAAATATAACAATAGATTTCTATGGACGTTGTAcaacattaaataaaaataaataataatttaataaagaaaacacaatcatttaaaaaaaaaaaagaatcaaatttaagaacaaaattATATACATTAGAACCAATTAGCCAAAATGTATGCGGgtaattttgaattaaaaaaaggTTTCACCAAAAGTTAGTTAAATATTGgagtctcttttttttttctaacacTAACAAATCATGACAAACGGGATGCATGTGTTTTgtagaaaaatttgaaaataaaatagttttcttaaaaaattaaaatggaagatgttaatttatgaaattgatattctaaaagaaaaaataaaatgtaacaaAAAATGTGATATATATAGTTGGATGGTTAGACGTTGTTTTGGGAATTATAAAACAGTTTCACCATCATATCAAAATTAGTTAGTAAAGTGAGTCTAGCTTTAATAAATAGCGTTTGTGTGTGCGCGTGCGCACGTGTATGTGTATAGAGGTGGCTTCAAGCTAGTTCAAGGGTATTACTCTAATATTAAATCTTATAACTcgtgtttttttatattaacaCTATCAACATTAATACTACTCATATGTTGAGATATGAATAATTGGATACATGATCAGGATGTTACCTTAGAATTGCATCTCATCTCccaaatatatagatatatatggaTTCGAGCAATATATGTCAAGCTTCTAGGGATGCAAAAGAGTCGAGTCGAACGAGATCAGACATGAGCTTGACTTGTTTAAGATTTATATAGGCTCGAGGATAGCTCGAGCTCggttcatcaatcaaattcatTATAGAGCTGTTAAACAAATTCATTTTCGAGCTCGTTACATGAGAATCTAAGCAAAGTTTCCTCGGATTGTCACAAATCCGTAACTCCTCTCAGTTCCGTTCCTATTTGGAGGTAGATGAGTCATTCAACTTGGGCCCTTTTTTAATGGGGCtcataattttttaagaaaaaacttattatataataatgtaaattgatataatataaatttattattctctggctttttttctttcttatcataaaaatttaCTTTTTAGTGCGTAACAttaattcttattattattcctGGGCCTCTTAAATTTATTATTCCTAGGTCTattgataatatttttctcaatataaatttattttttgtgtgcccaatataaaaaaaaacaatttttattccCTAAATTTATTATACAATAACATAACTGGAccaatataaaaattcattttccaaCTCATAGGGTTGTTTGATATCAATGAGAACAATTTATTTTCGTAGTGACATTCTTGAAGTTCTCATTACTCAAAGAAACAAAACCGGAAATTCTTGTAGCaaattacttgaagaaaatAGATGTATATTTCACAATGCTCACATTACTTTTAAAATCTGTTGTTGACTATCATAGTTACATTTGTAAGTGCAAAACGAAGTTTCTCAAAGTTAAAGTCCATGGAAACTTTTTCTCGATCAACCATGTCACAAAAAAAGATTGAATGGATTGGTTATGTTAACAATTGTGAAATATATTACTGAACAATTTGACTAAATTTTTTAGCTATAAAATTGTAAGACAAATTGTTTTACATTGATTATTTTGTATATGTTTGATCCAATTACTCAACTATAATAGAAATATTTTGACTATTGCTCATTGTTTAGTTTTCATATTATCtttaatatattgatttaattcgaaaaatttattatgattataaaagaaaatgtatacacATTATGATTTAGGGTCTCTTTACAAAATTAGACTTACCCAAAAGCTGTTAGGATCGGCCCTGCTCGGAATAGTGTCTCTCTAAACTCTGTAGCACTCCACCAATGCTTGATGGGTTGGcgcatttcaattttttattttgaaaaataattagattatctactttataaaatttatttataattatttc harbors:
- the LOC140964966 gene encoding multicopper oxidase LPR2-like, whose translation is MEIIRVSFNLCLVVLFQQGSFDVLGRRVNHNKLTSPSQLEMFVDELQDMPRIKGFDVVNGSPVPKSLHIGMFHKKWKFHRDLPPSPVFTYGLSKKSATVPGPTIEALHGIQTHITWENYLPSKHILPWDPTIPTAIPRTKKGIPTVVHVHGGIGEPESDGHSASWFTSKFKERGPLWTKKKYHYHNLQHPGTLWYHDHAMGLTRVNILAGLSGAYIIREPHVEMPLGLPYDEEFERPLVVFDRSFRTDGSIFMNSTGNNPSIHPQWQPEYFGDAIVVNGKAWPYMIVRRRKYRFRIINASNARFFRFYFSDGSLGFVHIGSDSAYHDKPVLLNNILLAPSEIADVVVDFANSISNSTILSNDAPYPYPSGDPVNDANSKVMKFVIKPNHEIDRSKIPSELIKYPSPNPSSASITRYIAMYEYTSSTDEPTKLYINGKPFEAPATETPKAGTTEIWNVINLTEDNHPLHIHLGLFVTLDQTELVNVDEFKECMMKINDAIKCRVDKYARGKKIEVLTHEKGWKNVYKMMPGYVTKILVRFSFIHSNESYPFDATAEPGYVYHCHILDHEDNVMMRPLKFIN